The following coding sequences are from one Salvia hispanica cultivar TCC Black 2014 chromosome 3, UniMelb_Shisp_WGS_1.0, whole genome shotgun sequence window:
- the LOC125209142 gene encoding ABC transporter A family member 2-like, whose product MELQRGSRLLWQQYKALLFKNLLLSWRNKRSTFLQLFSSLFFIALLFFIQEAIEARYASSSSFRNNADPEALVAPPIPPCEDKYYTRLPCFDFVWSGNDSARIREIVRRIRANNPGRPIPENKVRDFRTPDETDDWLASNPMQCAGALHFRDRNATVISYGIQTNSTPLAKRGNFEDPTFKFQIPLQIAAEREIARSLVGDARFSWVVSIKEFAHPTLEITSAMLRAGPTFFLAISMFSFVFQISTLIMEKELKLRQTMTMMGLYDTAYWLSWFTWEGILTFISSLLTVLFGMMFGFDFFLNNSFTVVFLLFYLFQLSMVGFAFMLSGFIGKSSSSTTVGYFVFIIGLLTQLVTTFGFPYSRDFSKIYQTVWSFFPPNLFAVGLNLLSHATETPQDPGVSWKGRLRCTPGDQECVITINGIYIWLVSTSCLWFILAIYLDNILPNASGARKSAFYFLVPGYWTGKGGNKSEEGSVCSCVSSIPHLENIHPDDEDVQEEETIVKQQAAEANVDSSIAVQIRGLVKTYAGERSIGCCRCERTSPYHALKGIWMNFPKDQLFCLLGPNGAGKTTAINCLTGITPVTSGDALIYGNSIRNSTGMSTIRRMIGVCPQFDVLWDALSGLEHLHLFANIKGLNPASIESDIEKLLGEVKLTESAKVRAGSYSGGMRRRLSVAMALIGEPKLLIMDEPTTGMDPITRRHVWDVIEGAKRGRAIILTTHSMEEADILGDRIGIMAKGRLRCIGTSIRLKSRFGTGFIANISFVNDFSNSQHVVVKELFKSHLDVTPKEESKSFLTFIIPHEKEKLLKSFFTELQEKEKELGIADIQLGLTTLEEVFLNIAKQAEMESAATEGTFATLMLNSGVSLQVPIGARFIGIPGTESAENGRGVMVQVYWQQDESGSLCISGCSEEMPIPSRVQLQSVSSASRTNASGRPKQIHGMVIDPSQITDSD is encoded by the exons ATGGAGCTACAGAGAGGATCTCGACTGCTGTGGCAGCAATACAAAGCTCTGCTCTTCAAAAACTTGCTGCTCTCATGGCGGAACAAGCGCTCCACTTTCCTCCAGCTCTTCTCATCGCTTTTCTTCATCGCGCTCCTTTTCTTCATCCAGGAAGCCATCGAGGCGCGTtacgcctcctcctcctcattcAGAAACAATGCCGATCCTGAGGCACTGGTGGCGCCGCCTATTCCGCCGTGCGAGGACAAGTACTACACTAGGCTGCCGTGCTTTGACTTTGTGTGGAGTGGGAATGACAGTGCGAGGATTCGAGAAATTGTGCGGAGGATTAGGGCGAATAACCCTGGCAGGCCTATTCCTGAAAACAAG GTTAGAGACTTCAGAACACCAGATGAAACAGACGATTGGCTAGCCAGTAATCCGATGCAGTGCGCTGGTGCTCTACATTTCAGAGACAGAAATGCTACTGTGATTAGCTACGGGATACAGACTAATTCTACTCCACTTGCTAAGCGAGGGAATTTTGAAGATCCAAcgttcaaatttcaaattcctcTGCAAATTGCTGCAGAGCGAGAAATTGCAAGATCTCTAGTGGGAG ATGCCCGCTTTAGTTGGGTTGTAAGTATAAAGGAATTCGCTCACCCCACACTTGAAATAACTTCTGCTATGCTGAGGGCAGGGCCGACCTTTTTCCTGGCCATTTCCATGTTTTCCTTTGTCTTCCAAATTAGTACTTTGATAATGGAAAAGGAGCTCAAACTTCGCCAG ACTATGACGATGATGGGTCTTTATGATACCGCATATTGGTTATCATGGTTCACATGGGAGGGAATACTAACCTTTATTTCATCCCTTCTAACAGTACTTTTTGGGATGATGTTCggatttgatttctttttgaaCAACAGTTTCACAGTTGTCTTCCTCTTGTTTTACCTTTTCCAATTGAGTATG GTTGGTTTCGCCTTTATGCTGTCTGGCTTTATTGGCAAGTCATCTTCATCCACAACTGTGGGCTACTTCGTCTTTATCATTGGCCTCTTGACTCAG CTTGTCACAACGTTTGGATTTCCTTATAGTCGGGACTTCTCAAAGATCTACCAAACTGTGTGGTCATTCTTCCCACCAAATCTTTTTGCAGTAGGTTTGAACTTGCTTTCACATGCTACTGAAACTCCTCAAGATCCCGGTGTCAGCTGGAAAGGGAGGTTGAGGTGTACACCTGGTGATCAAGAATGTGTCATAACGATC AATGGTATTTACATATGGCTTGTATCAACTTCTTGTTTGTGGTTCATTCTGGCTATCTACTTGGACAATATACTTCCAAATGCATCTGGTGCAAGAAAATCTGCATTTTACTTTCTAGTTCCAGGGTACTGGACTGGGAAAGGTGGAAACAAATCCGAAG AGGGAAGCGTTTGCAGTTGTGTGAGCTCAATTCCACATCTGGAAAACATTCATCCGGATGATGAGGATGTACAAGAAGAGGAAACCATAGTGAAACAGCAAGCTGCAGAAGCCAATGTCGACTCAAGCATTGCAGTTCAAATACGCGGTCTTGTGAAAACTTATGCTGGAGAAAGAAGTATTGGTTGCTGCAGGTGCGAGAGAACCTCTCCTTACCATGCCCTCAAG GGCATATGGATGAACTTCCCCAAGGATCAGCTTTTTTGCCTTCTTGGACCTAATGGAGCTGGGAAAACGACTGCTATCAATTGTTTAACTGGGATTACACCAGTCACTAGTGGAGATG CTTTAATTTATGGGAATTCTATACGAAACTCTACTGGGATGTCGACCATCCGGAGGATGATAGGAGTCTGTCCTCAG TTTGATGTTCTGTGGGACGCACTATCAGGTCTAGAGCACCTTCACTTGTTTGCCAACATCAAAGGTCTGAATCCTGCTTCGATTGAATCA GATATTGAGAAATTATTAGGAGAAGTGAAACTTACTGAATCAGCTAAAGTCAGAGCCGGTAGCTATAGTGGGGGAATGAGACGTCGTCTTAGTGTTGCTATGGCCCTAATTGGTGAACCAAAGTTGCTTATTATGGATGAGCCG ACCACTGGGATGGATCCAATAACTAGGAGGCATGTCTGGGATGTTATCGAAGGGGCTAAGAGGGGACGTGCGATTATTCTAACAACTCATTCAATGGAAGAGGCGGATATCTTAGGTGATCGAATTGGAATCATGGCGAAAGGCAGGCTTCGCTGCATAGGGACTTCGATAAGGTTGAAGTCACGGTTTGGAACGGGGTTTATTGCCAATATAAGCTTTGTGAACGATTTTAGTAACTCCCAACATGTAGTTGTGAAAGAGTTGTTCAAATCT CATTTGGATGTTACACCTAAAGAGGAGAGCAAGTCGTTCTTGACCTTCATTATCCCCCACGAAAAGGAGAAGCTGTTGAAG AGCTTCTTCACTGAGCTCCaggagaaagaaaaggagTTGGGCATAGCTGACATCCAACTCGGGCTAACAACTCTCGAAGAAGTATTTCTGAATATAGCAAAACAGGCGGAGATGGAAAGTGCTGCGACTGAGGGCACCTTTGCCACTCTCATGCTGAACTCCGGGGTGTCTCTTCAA GTTCCGATAGGAGCAAGGTTTATTGGTATTCCAGGAACAGAATCAGCAGAAAATGGTAGGGGTGTAATGGTGCAAGTGTACTGGCAGCAAGATGAATCTGGATCATTATGCATCTCTGGTTGCTCTGAGGAGATGCCTATACCATCTCGAGTGCAGCTCCAATCTGTTTCGTCTGCTTCTCGCACGAATGCTTCTGGAAGACCGAAGCAAATTCATGGAATGGTGATTGATCCTTCACAGATTACAGACTCAGATTAG
- the LOC125211144 gene encoding delta-1-pyrroline-5-carboxylate dehydrogenase 12A1, mitochondrial-like has translation MYASFVSRNLRNRAASIKSNISRCVHSLPFATVKAEEVSASQPAEVLNLVQGKWTSSSTWNTIPDPLNGEAFIKVAEVNQKEIKPFVDSLAQCPKHGLHNPFKAPERYLMLGDVTTKAAQKLALPEVSDFFAKLIQRVSPKSYQQAFMEVFVTQKFLENFCGDQVRFLARSFGVPGNHLGQQSHGFRWPYGPVAIITPFNFPLEIPLLQLMGALYMGNKPLLKVDSKVAIVMEQMLRLLHDCGLPAEDVDFINSDGVTMNRVLMEGKPRMTLFTGSSRVAEKLSLDLGGRIRLEDAGFDWKILGPDVQEEDYVAWVCDQDAYACSGQKCSAQSILFMHENWGKSSFVEKLSGLAARRKLEDLTIGPVLTVTTEAMLDHLNKLLKIKGSRLLFGGEPLQNHSIPVVYGAIKPTAVFVPLEEILKDENYDLVTKEIFGPFQVVTGYKQNEVPLILKALERMHAHLTAAVVSNDPLFVQNIIGNSVNGTTYVGLRARTTGAPQNHWFGPAGDPRGAGIGTPEAIRLVWSCHREVIYDNGPVPQNWSTPQPT, from the exons ATGTACGCTTCATTTGTCTCGAGGAATCTGAGGAACAGAGCTGCTTCAATCAAGTCTAATATTTCGAG ATGTGTTCATTCACTACCATTTGCGACTGTGAAAGCTGAGGAAGTATCGGCCTCTCAGCCGGCCGAAGTGCTCAATTTAG TGCAAGGAAAATGGACAAGTTCTTCGACTTGGAACACCATCCCGGATCCTCTGAATGGCGAAGCATTCATTAAAGTTGCTGAAGTGAATcagaaagaaataaag CCTTTTGTGGACAGCTTGGCGCAGTGCCCCAAACATGGTTTACACAACCCATTCAAAGCACCAGAAAG GTACCTCATGCTCGGAGACGTAACGACAAAAGCAGCTCAGAAGCTGGCCTTACCTGAG GTTTCTGACTTCTTCGCCAAGCTGATACAAAGGGTGTCTCCAAAGAGTTACCAGCAGGCTTTTATGGAAGTTTTCGTTACACAGAAGTTTTTGGAGAATTTTTGTGGTGATCAG GTTCGGTTCCTGGCTAGGTCATTTGGGGTACCTGGGAATCATCTAGGTCAGCAGAGTCACGGTTTCAGATGGCCATATGGCCCg GTTGCAATCATCACTCCTTTCAATTTCCCGTTGGAGATTCCGCTTCTTCAGTTGATGGGGGCGCTTTATATGGGGAATAAGCCACTTCTTAAAGTTGATAGCAAG GTTGCTATTGTGATGGAGCAAATGCTACGTTTGCTCCATGATTGTGGGTTGCCTGCGGAGGACGTTGACTTCATAAACTCGGATGGAGTTACTATGAACAGAGTTCTCATGGAG GGAAAACCGCGTATGACTCTCTTCACTGGTAGCTCGAGAGTAGCAGAGAAATTATCTCTTGATCTTGGTGGGCGTATTAGACTTGAAGATGCTGGTTTCGACTGGAAGATTCTTGGGCCTGACGTTCAAGAG GAGGACTATGTTGCTTGGGTGTGCGATCAAGACGCATACGCGTGTAGTGGGCAGAAGTGCTCAGCACAGTCGATTCTATTCATGCATGAA AATTGGGGTAAAAGTTCGTTCGTGGAGAAGTTGAGCGGTCTTGCTGCTAGAAGGAAGTTGGAGGATCTTACAATTGGCCCCGTTCTTACT GTAACGACTGAAGCGATGCTCGATCACTTGAACAAACTACTCAAGATAAAGGGATCGAGACTCCTTTTTGGTGGCGAGCCTTTACAAAACCATTCTATCCCAGTAGTATATGGTGCCATTAAACCTACTGCTGTCTTTGTTCCACTTGAAGAGATATTAAAAGACGAGAACTATGATCTCGTGACAAAAGAAATCTTCGGTCCTTTCCAG GTTGTCACGGGGTACAAACAAAACGAGGTTCCGTTGATACTGAAAGCACTTGAAAGGATGCACGCGCATTTAACAGCTGCGGTTGTTTCGAATGATCCTTTGTTTGTACAA aaTATCATCGGAAATTCGGTGAATGGAACTACGTATGTCGGATTGAGAGCAAGAACGACAGGAGCTCCACAAAATCATTG GTTCGGCCCTGCTGGAGATCCGAGAGGAGCCGGAATCGGAACTCCAGAAGCAATAAGACTCGTTTGGTCGTGCCATAGAGAGGTCATTTACGACAATGGCCCGGTTCCGCAAAATTGGAGCACTCCACAGCCAACTTGA
- the LOC125212906 gene encoding uncharacterized protein LOC125212906 isoform X1 has product MSAAMEDSAAKDQAGRSASRLLRYPLRSATRIKEVKPPLADSTNSHSATKSGRLASSVTKSVSVLNLSGKEKSARPPRRLSVPSKSNASSASKSFGNITPISEARSKRTGANQEPSDTPLSDVSKSSNRKKFNVLASASYWLTQIKHSESAGKHSISLGFFKLALEAGCEPMQKMSDELKAYVRNHELSGLGESVKELFEGYKISENYEPSDASLTTSQVAAEPNQSCEDDARSSSSSITDAEKVKPKSLDIASEESEQAKQTNNEVTQKDESVKKTRRSVAKIPASSKSVSEARRRSIQRKPSKPVKQEPAKVDDKVKKQGKKPAQVVEPVDSQPEALQEDKENMAESQTEEVASAV; this is encoded by the exons ATGTCTGCTGCTATGGAGGATTCTGCTGCGAAAGACCAAG CAGGAAGATCGGCCTCGAGGCTTCTCCGGTATCCGCTCCGATCTGCTACGAGAATTAAGGAGGTGAAACCGCCGCTCGCTGACTCCACGAACTCCCACTCTGCCACTAAAAG TGGAAGGCTTGCCTCAAGTGTGACTAAGAGTGTGAGTGTTCTCAATCTCTCCGGCAAGGAGAAGTCTGCCAGGCCTCCTAGACGCCTCTCCGTTCCTTCCAAGTCCAATGCCAGCTCTGCTTCCAAGTCTTTCGGCAACATCACGCCCATTTCTGAGGCTAGATCAAAGAGGACTGGGGCCAACCAAGAACCGAGCGACACACCTCTATCCGATGTATCAAAATCATCCAATCGGAAGAAATTCAACGTGCTAGCGTCAGCATCTTACTGGCTGACTCAAATTAAGCACTCTGAATCTGCTGGAAAGCACTCCATCTCTCTTGGCTTCTTCAAGCTTGCTCTGGAGGCTGGATGTGAG cCTATGCAGAAGATGAGTGATGAGCTGAAGGCATATGTGCGCAATCACGAACTCTCTGGACTGGGAGAATCTGTCAAAGAACTATTTGAGGGCTACAAGATTTCAGAAAACTATGAGCCCTCGGATGCATCTCTAACCACCTCTCAAGTAGCTGCAGAACCTAATCAGTCGTGTGAAGATGATGCTCGTAGTTCCTCATCTTCTATTACGGATGCTGAGAAGGTGAAGCCAAAGTCACTGGACATAGCTTCTGAAGAGAGTGAGCAAGCGAAGCAAACCAACAATGAAGTTACTCAGAAGGATGAGTCTGTGAAGAAGACCAGAAGATCAGTGGCGAAGATTCCTGCAAGCTCGAAGTCTGTTTCTGAAGCCAGGAGACGTAGCATTCAAAGGAAACCTTCTAAACCAGTGAAGCAAGAACCTGCCAAAGTTGATGACAAGGTGAAGAAGCAGGGCAAGAAGCCTGCACAAG TTGTGGAGCCAGTAGACTCTCAGCCAGAGGCTCTTCAAGAAGACAAAGAAAACATG GCTGAATCACAGACAGAGGAGGTGGCTTCAGCAGTTTAG
- the LOC125212906 gene encoding uncharacterized protein LOC125212906 isoform X2, with product MSAAMEDSAAKDQGRSASRLLRYPLRSATRIKEVKPPLADSTNSHSATKSGRLASSVTKSVSVLNLSGKEKSARPPRRLSVPSKSNASSASKSFGNITPISEARSKRTGANQEPSDTPLSDVSKSSNRKKFNVLASASYWLTQIKHSESAGKHSISLGFFKLALEAGCEPMQKMSDELKAYVRNHELSGLGESVKELFEGYKISENYEPSDASLTTSQVAAEPNQSCEDDARSSSSSITDAEKVKPKSLDIASEESEQAKQTNNEVTQKDESVKKTRRSVAKIPASSKSVSEARRRSIQRKPSKPVKQEPAKVDDKVKKQGKKPAQVVEPVDSQPEALQEDKENMAESQTEEVASAV from the exons ATGTCTGCTGCTATGGAGGATTCTGCTGCGAAAGACCAAG GAAGATCGGCCTCGAGGCTTCTCCGGTATCCGCTCCGATCTGCTACGAGAATTAAGGAGGTGAAACCGCCGCTCGCTGACTCCACGAACTCCCACTCTGCCACTAAAAG TGGAAGGCTTGCCTCAAGTGTGACTAAGAGTGTGAGTGTTCTCAATCTCTCCGGCAAGGAGAAGTCTGCCAGGCCTCCTAGACGCCTCTCCGTTCCTTCCAAGTCCAATGCCAGCTCTGCTTCCAAGTCTTTCGGCAACATCACGCCCATTTCTGAGGCTAGATCAAAGAGGACTGGGGCCAACCAAGAACCGAGCGACACACCTCTATCCGATGTATCAAAATCATCCAATCGGAAGAAATTCAACGTGCTAGCGTCAGCATCTTACTGGCTGACTCAAATTAAGCACTCTGAATCTGCTGGAAAGCACTCCATCTCTCTTGGCTTCTTCAAGCTTGCTCTGGAGGCTGGATGTGAG cCTATGCAGAAGATGAGTGATGAGCTGAAGGCATATGTGCGCAATCACGAACTCTCTGGACTGGGAGAATCTGTCAAAGAACTATTTGAGGGCTACAAGATTTCAGAAAACTATGAGCCCTCGGATGCATCTCTAACCACCTCTCAAGTAGCTGCAGAACCTAATCAGTCGTGTGAAGATGATGCTCGTAGTTCCTCATCTTCTATTACGGATGCTGAGAAGGTGAAGCCAAAGTCACTGGACATAGCTTCTGAAGAGAGTGAGCAAGCGAAGCAAACCAACAATGAAGTTACTCAGAAGGATGAGTCTGTGAAGAAGACCAGAAGATCAGTGGCGAAGATTCCTGCAAGCTCGAAGTCTGTTTCTGAAGCCAGGAGACGTAGCATTCAAAGGAAACCTTCTAAACCAGTGAAGCAAGAACCTGCCAAAGTTGATGACAAGGTGAAGAAGCAGGGCAAGAAGCCTGCACAAG TTGTGGAGCCAGTAGACTCTCAGCCAGAGGCTCTTCAAGAAGACAAAGAAAACATG GCTGAATCACAGACAGAGGAGGTGGCTTCAGCAGTTTAG
- the LOC125212362 gene encoding WRKY transcription factor 72A-like isoform X2, with product MDISLHKSVLGEESKPSESNGDEESCVEEIVLHQFGAEKGAQDNDNQKNSNCSNQGLAVTNMERPSPESESRSSSSTKKEQLGTTKAEMDEVMEENQRLKMYLDRILQDYRTLQMQYRDVVQREAMTKSPHRSDHDLIEAPADHEVIDLSLAMSSIDRKGEVRKTPKINDNEIGDDKQGLSLGLDCKFDLPEKSPALENSVEEVKEEAGETWPPKGVKNGRDGGGEDEISQQNPTKRARVSVRVRCDTPTMNDGCQWRKYGQKISKGNPCPRAYYRCTVAPSCPVRKQVQRCAEDMSILITTYEGTHNHPLPISATAMASTTSAAASMLMSGSSTSGTGPSSSSITTAANLHGLNFYLSDNSRTKPAFYLPNPSISPSYPTITLDLTSSSSSSASSHLNRLGSSVNKNNFVPRYSTTNLNFSSLESSNYNNATLKYGQQQQINRNQIAASLSFGSQPYETLYQSYLQKTMSNYSNPNPNQQNLGPDTIAAATKAITSDPSFQTVLAAALTSIIGGNHNAAEKSSGDAFPILSSFPPNSNSNKCAPHFMNKSSSSMSSQQPGLTLLSPPFPFSSSNKSKSNSPADNRDHV from the exons ATGGATATTTCTTTGCATAAATCTGTTCTTGGAGAGGAGAGCAAGCCTTCTGAATCCAACGGAGACGAAGAAAGTTGTGTCGAAGAGATCGTTCTTCATCAG TTTGGTGCTGAAAAAGGAGCCCAAGATAATGATAATCAGAAGAATTCTAATTGCAGCAACCAG GGGTTGGCTGTAACAAACATGGAAAGACCATCTCCTGAGTCTGAATCCAGATCATCTTCATCTACTAAAAAGGAACAG CTTGGAACAACCAAAGCAGAAATGGATGAAGTGATGGAAGAGAATCAACGGCTTAAGATGTATTTGGACCGAATTCTCCAAGATTACCGAACCCTACAAATGCAATACAGAGACGTGGTGCAACGAGAGGCAATGACGAAATCTCCTCATCGAAGCGATCATGATCTCATAGAAGCACCGGCTGATCATGAGGTCATTGACCTCAGCTTAGCAATGAGCTCCATCGATAGAAAAGGTGAAGTGCGtaaaacaccaaaaatcaACGATAATGAAATTGGAGACGATAAGCAAGGGTTGTCACTAGGACTTGATTGCAAATTCGACTTGCCTGAGAAATCCCCGGCCCTTGAAAATAGCGTGGAGGAAGTGAAGGAGGAAGCCGGGGAGACGTGGCCGCCTAAAGGTGTTAAGAATGGGAGAGATGGTGGTGGAGAAGATGAGATTTCACAACAAAACCCTACTAAACGAGCTAGGGTTTCTGTGAGGGTTAGATGTGACACACCAACG aTGAATGATGGGTGTCAATGGAGGAAGTATGGACAAAAGATTTCCAAGGGGAATCCATGCCCTCGTGCGTACTATCGTTGTACTGTGGCACCATCTTGCCCAGTTAGAAAACAG GTACAACGATGTGCGGAGGATATGTCAATCCTAATCACAACGTACGAAGGCACGCACAACCATCCACTCCCGATCTCGGCCACTGCCATGGCCTCCACCACTTCTGCCGCGGCCTCAATGCTCATGTCCGGCTCCTCAACCTCAGGAACCGGGCCGAGCTCCTCCTCCATCACCACCGCGGCCAACCTCCATGGCCTAAACTTCTACCTCTCCGACAATTCAAGAACGAAGCCGGCCTTCTACCTCCCAAACCCCTCAATCTCCCCCTCATATCCCACCATCACCCTCGACCTCACCTCCtcgtcctcctcctccgcctcctccCATCTAAACCGCCTAGGCAGCAGTGTCAACAAAAACAACTTCGTTCCACGATACTCGACCACAAACCTCAACTTCAGCTCCTTAGAATCATCCAATTACAACAATGCAACTCTAAAATATGGccaacaacaacaaatcaaCAGAAACCAAATTGCAGCTTCTCTGAGCTTCGGTTCGCAACCCTACGAAACCCTATACCAATCCTACTTGCAGAAAACTATGTCAAATTActcaaaccctaaccctaatcAACAGAATTTAGGACCAGACACCATTGCAGCTGCAACAAAGGCAATTACATCGGATCCTAGCTTCCAAACTGTCCTAGCCGCCGCTCTAACCTCCATCATCGGCGGCAACCACAACGCAGCCGAGAAATCGAGCGGTGATGCTTTCCCTATTCTATCTAGCTTCCCGCCAAATTCAAATTCGAACAAATGCGCACCGCATTTTATGAACAAGTCTTCGTCCTCGATGAGCTCTCAGCAGCCTGGTTTGACGCTGCTTTCGCCTCCGTTTCCGTTTTCGAGCTCGAATAAGAGTAAGTCTAACTCACCGGCTGATAACAGGGATCACGTATAG
- the LOC125212362 gene encoding WRKY transcription factor 72A-like isoform X1, translating into MDISLHKSVLGEESKPSESNGDEESCVEEIVLHQFGAEKGAQDNDNQKNSNCSNQGLAVTNMERPSPESESRSSSSTKKEQLDEQLGTTKAEMDEVMEENQRLKMYLDRILQDYRTLQMQYRDVVQREAMTKSPHRSDHDLIEAPADHEVIDLSLAMSSIDRKGEVRKTPKINDNEIGDDKQGLSLGLDCKFDLPEKSPALENSVEEVKEEAGETWPPKGVKNGRDGGGEDEISQQNPTKRARVSVRVRCDTPTMNDGCQWRKYGQKISKGNPCPRAYYRCTVAPSCPVRKQVQRCAEDMSILITTYEGTHNHPLPISATAMASTTSAAASMLMSGSSTSGTGPSSSSITTAANLHGLNFYLSDNSRTKPAFYLPNPSISPSYPTITLDLTSSSSSSASSHLNRLGSSVNKNNFVPRYSTTNLNFSSLESSNYNNATLKYGQQQQINRNQIAASLSFGSQPYETLYQSYLQKTMSNYSNPNPNQQNLGPDTIAAATKAITSDPSFQTVLAAALTSIIGGNHNAAEKSSGDAFPILSSFPPNSNSNKCAPHFMNKSSSSMSSQQPGLTLLSPPFPFSSSNKSKSNSPADNRDHV; encoded by the exons ATGGATATTTCTTTGCATAAATCTGTTCTTGGAGAGGAGAGCAAGCCTTCTGAATCCAACGGAGACGAAGAAAGTTGTGTCGAAGAGATCGTTCTTCATCAG TTTGGTGCTGAAAAAGGAGCCCAAGATAATGATAATCAGAAGAATTCTAATTGCAGCAACCAG GGGTTGGCTGTAACAAACATGGAAAGACCATCTCCTGAGTCTGAATCCAGATCATCTTCATCTACTAAAAAGGAACAG TTGGATGAACAGCTTGGAACAACCAAAGCAGAAATGGATGAAGTGATGGAAGAGAATCAACGGCTTAAGATGTATTTGGACCGAATTCTCCAAGATTACCGAACCCTACAAATGCAATACAGAGACGTGGTGCAACGAGAGGCAATGACGAAATCTCCTCATCGAAGCGATCATGATCTCATAGAAGCACCGGCTGATCATGAGGTCATTGACCTCAGCTTAGCAATGAGCTCCATCGATAGAAAAGGTGAAGTGCGtaaaacaccaaaaatcaACGATAATGAAATTGGAGACGATAAGCAAGGGTTGTCACTAGGACTTGATTGCAAATTCGACTTGCCTGAGAAATCCCCGGCCCTTGAAAATAGCGTGGAGGAAGTGAAGGAGGAAGCCGGGGAGACGTGGCCGCCTAAAGGTGTTAAGAATGGGAGAGATGGTGGTGGAGAAGATGAGATTTCACAACAAAACCCTACTAAACGAGCTAGGGTTTCTGTGAGGGTTAGATGTGACACACCAACG aTGAATGATGGGTGTCAATGGAGGAAGTATGGACAAAAGATTTCCAAGGGGAATCCATGCCCTCGTGCGTACTATCGTTGTACTGTGGCACCATCTTGCCCAGTTAGAAAACAG GTACAACGATGTGCGGAGGATATGTCAATCCTAATCACAACGTACGAAGGCACGCACAACCATCCACTCCCGATCTCGGCCACTGCCATGGCCTCCACCACTTCTGCCGCGGCCTCAATGCTCATGTCCGGCTCCTCAACCTCAGGAACCGGGCCGAGCTCCTCCTCCATCACCACCGCGGCCAACCTCCATGGCCTAAACTTCTACCTCTCCGACAATTCAAGAACGAAGCCGGCCTTCTACCTCCCAAACCCCTCAATCTCCCCCTCATATCCCACCATCACCCTCGACCTCACCTCCtcgtcctcctcctccgcctcctccCATCTAAACCGCCTAGGCAGCAGTGTCAACAAAAACAACTTCGTTCCACGATACTCGACCACAAACCTCAACTTCAGCTCCTTAGAATCATCCAATTACAACAATGCAACTCTAAAATATGGccaacaacaacaaatcaaCAGAAACCAAATTGCAGCTTCTCTGAGCTTCGGTTCGCAACCCTACGAAACCCTATACCAATCCTACTTGCAGAAAACTATGTCAAATTActcaaaccctaaccctaatcAACAGAATTTAGGACCAGACACCATTGCAGCTGCAACAAAGGCAATTACATCGGATCCTAGCTTCCAAACTGTCCTAGCCGCCGCTCTAACCTCCATCATCGGCGGCAACCACAACGCAGCCGAGAAATCGAGCGGTGATGCTTTCCCTATTCTATCTAGCTTCCCGCCAAATTCAAATTCGAACAAATGCGCACCGCATTTTATGAACAAGTCTTCGTCCTCGATGAGCTCTCAGCAGCCTGGTTTGACGCTGCTTTCGCCTCCGTTTCCGTTTTCGAGCTCGAATAAGAGTAAGTCTAACTCACCGGCTGATAACAGGGATCACGTATAG